The following proteins are co-located in the Candidatus Methylomirabilota bacterium genome:
- a CDS encoding TIGR03619 family F420-dependent LLM class oxidoreductase yields the protein MDIGCHLPTQGPVATRDALLTFAREAERRRMASLWVSDHVVFPRTATGSYPGGRFPHPPDKAYLEPVAVLAAAAVCTTEARLGSSVFILGHRHPVVMAKMLTTIDALSQGRLICGVGVGWWKEELEILGAPFGARGRQADEILRVFKELWTADNPRFEGEFFRFHDIGFAPKPVQKPHPPIWVGGDSPGAFRRVVTLGDGWHATSKTPAELREALARLRAAADAAKRPWESITLSLRFSLSDELLRQGAQAVVDRLCEYKRLGLAHIMIDFRRDDLGRMLELLELVATTVRPAVDAA from the coding sequence TCGCGACCCGCGACGCGCTCCTCACGTTCGCCCGCGAGGCGGAGCGCCGCCGGATGGCGTCGCTCTGGGTGAGCGATCACGTCGTCTTCCCGCGCACCGCGACCGGCAGCTATCCCGGGGGACGGTTTCCCCACCCGCCCGACAAGGCCTATCTGGAGCCCGTAGCGGTGCTGGCCGCCGCGGCCGTGTGCACGACCGAGGCCCGGCTCGGCTCGTCGGTGTTCATCCTCGGCCACCGGCACCCCGTCGTGATGGCCAAGATGCTGACCACGATCGACGCGCTCTCCCAGGGGCGCCTGATCTGCGGGGTCGGCGTCGGCTGGTGGAAGGAAGAGCTGGAGATCCTCGGCGCGCCCTTCGGCGCCCGCGGCCGGCAGGCCGACGAGATCCTGCGGGTCTTCAAGGAGCTGTGGACCGCCGACAACCCGCGGTTCGAGGGCGAGTTCTTCCGCTTCCACGACATCGGCTTCGCGCCCAAGCCGGTGCAGAAGCCGCATCCGCCGATCTGGGTCGGCGGCGACAGCCCGGGCGCCTTCCGGCGCGTCGTCACGCTCGGCGACGGCTGGCACGCCACCTCGAAGACGCCCGCCGAGCTGCGCGAGGCCCTGGCGCGCCTGCGCGCCGCCGCCGACGCCGCCAAGCGTCCCTGGGAGTCGATCACGCTGTCGCTGCGCTTCAGCCTGAGCGACGAGCTGCTCCGGCAGGGCGCGCAGGCCGTCGTCGACCGGCTGTGCGAGTACAAGCGCCTCGGCCTCGCGCACATCATGATCGACTTCCGGCGGGACGACCTCGGCCGGATGCTCGAGCTGCTGGAGCTGGTCGCGACGACGGTCCGCCCCGCCGTCGACGCCGCCTGA
- a CDS encoding Ldh family oxidoreductase, whose protein sequence is MSATNREATGQAAAVVTADALERFARDVFVRAGMPEAHAGIVADVLVWADLRGVESHGVMRIPRYVELIGAGDLNPTPAMSVRTETAAAVLIEADRAAGPVAMTSAMAAAVRKAREAGVGLALVRAMTHAAALGYYTLRAAQEGTAAIALAGTIPLMAYHGARAAGVGTSPISIAVPGGDRGPVVLDMGMGLVSMGKLMQARKTGQPIPPGWALDGHGNPATDPRAARIPLPLGGPKGSGLSLMIECITSLVVSNPILADALEGTAEGRRHRQNGLALAIDLARFGDPRSFRREVDRLIRALKALPRDPDVVEILMPGERGTRTLERRRQEGIPLPPAIFDELKTVADRLGVTMFRSSPEP, encoded by the coding sequence ATGAGCGCGACGAACCGCGAGGCCACGGGCCAGGCGGCCGCCGTCGTCACCGCCGACGCGCTCGAGCGCTTTGCCAGGGACGTGTTCGTGCGCGCCGGCATGCCCGAGGCGCACGCCGGGATCGTGGCGGATGTCCTGGTCTGGGCCGATCTCCGCGGGGTGGAGTCCCACGGGGTGATGCGGATCCCGCGCTACGTGGAGCTGATCGGCGCCGGCGACCTCAATCCGACTCCGGCCATGTCGGTGCGGACCGAGACGGCCGCGGCGGTCCTGATCGAGGCCGACCGCGCGGCCGGCCCGGTCGCGATGACCTCGGCGATGGCCGCGGCCGTGCGGAAGGCCCGGGAGGCCGGGGTCGGTCTGGCCCTGGTGCGGGCAATGACGCACGCGGCGGCGCTGGGCTATTACACGCTGAGGGCGGCGCAAGAAGGGACGGCGGCCATCGCCCTGGCCGGGACGATTCCCCTCATGGCCTATCACGGCGCCCGCGCCGCCGGAGTCGGGACGAGCCCGATCTCGATCGCGGTTCCGGGAGGCGATCGCGGGCCCGTCGTCCTCGACATGGGGATGGGCCTCGTCTCGATGGGCAAGCTGATGCAGGCCCGCAAGACCGGCCAGCCGATTCCCCCAGGGTGGGCGCTCGACGGGCACGGCAATCCGGCGACCGATCCGCGGGCGGCCAGGATCCCGCTACCCCTGGGCGGCCCCAAGGGCTCGGGCCTGTCGCTGATGATCGAATGCATCACCAGCCTCGTCGTCTCGAACCCGATCCTGGCCGACGCGCTGGAGGGCACGGCCGAGGGACGCCGGCACCGGCAGAACGGCCTCGCGCTGGCGATCGATCTGGCCCGGTTCGGCGATCCGCGGTCGTTCCGACGCGAGGTGGACCGCCTGATCCGGGCGCTGAAGGCGCTGCCGCGCGATCCCGATGTCGTCGAGATCCTCATGCCCGGCGAGCGCGGAACCCGCACCCTCGAGCGCCGCCGCCAGGAGGGCATCCCCCTCCCGCCTGCGATCTTCGATGAGCTCAAGACCGTGGCGGACCGGCTGGGCGTGACGATGTTCCGGTCGTCGCCCGAGCCCTGA
- a CDS encoding VOC family protein, whose translation MATPGIGLTRLQHLVLWVADVERSVRFYRDALGFEVKSRFPGAAFLKIPGSPDDHHLGLFEQTGVPRPDERVARMYHSAWEVGELGDLARARERLIEAGALVGSSDHGVSLSLYAKDPDGLEFEIFWTVPGGTSVGTRPLDLEGELARRGITMR comes from the coding sequence GTGGCAACGCCCGGGATCGGCCTCACGCGGTTGCAGCACCTGGTCCTGTGGGTGGCGGACGTCGAGCGCAGCGTGCGCTTCTACCGCGACGCGCTGGGCTTCGAGGTGAAGTCGCGCTTTCCGGGCGCGGCCTTCCTGAAGATCCCCGGCAGCCCCGACGACCATCACCTCGGCCTGTTCGAACAGACCGGCGTCCCGCGGCCCGACGAGCGGGTGGCGCGCATGTACCACTCGGCGTGGGAGGTCGGCGAGCTCGGCGACCTGGCGCGGGCGCGCGAGCGGCTGATCGAGGCCGGCGCGCTGGTCGGCTCGTCGGACCACGGCGTGAGCCTGTCGCTCTACGCGAAGGACCCGGACGGGCTGGAGTTCGAGATCTTCTGGACGGTGCCCGGCGGCACCTCGGTCGGGACTAGGCCGCTGGACCTCGAGGGCGAGCTGGCCCGGAGAGGGATCACGATGCGGTAG
- a CDS encoding alpha/beta fold hydrolase, with the protein MEERVSFPSNGLKVAGVLHTPAGRGPRERRPAFLVLHGFGSNKDGGVSLVVARMLADLGYVTLRFDFRGCGESEGPRGRVICLEQVEDTKNALSFVATRPEVDPQRVALIGNSFGAAVAVYSAGVDPRVTACISTGGWGDGEKKFRKQHESPEAWKKFTAMLEEGRRQRERTGKSIMVPRYDIVPIPPTLRNNLSPGSIMEFPFEVVESMYAFKANQVVGKIAPRPLLLLHPANDSVTPTEQSIDLFRHAGQPTDLHLVANVDHFMLAEGNALVINLVRTWLEKHFPLSVGPR; encoded by the coding sequence ATGGAAGAGCGCGTTTCGTTCCCCTCCAACGGTTTGAAGGTCGCAGGCGTGCTGCATACGCCCGCGGGGCGCGGCCCGCGTGAGCGCCGGCCGGCCTTCCTGGTGCTCCACGGGTTCGGCAGCAACAAGGACGGCGGTGTCTCCCTGGTGGTCGCCCGGATGCTCGCGGACCTCGGCTATGTCACGCTGCGCTTCGACTTCCGTGGCTGCGGCGAGAGCGAGGGCCCGCGCGGGCGGGTGATTTGCCTGGAACAGGTCGAGGACACGAAGAACGCGCTCTCCTTCGTCGCCACCCGGCCCGAGGTGGATCCGCAGCGCGTCGCCCTGATCGGGAACAGCTTCGGGGCGGCGGTCGCCGTCTACTCCGCCGGCGTGGACCCCCGGGTCACCGCTTGCATCTCCACCGGCGGCTGGGGTGACGGCGAGAAGAAGTTCCGCAAGCAGCACGAGTCGCCCGAAGCCTGGAAGAAGTTCACCGCCATGCTGGAGGAGGGGCGCCGGCAGCGGGAACGGACCGGCAAGTCGATCATGGTCCCGCGCTACGACATCGTCCCGATCCCTCCCACCCTCCGCAACAACCTGTCGCCGGGCTCGATCATGGAGTTCCCGTTCGAGGTGGTCGAGAGCATGTACGCCTTCAAGGCCAACCAGGTGGTCGGGAAGATCGCGCCGCGGCCGCTGCTGCTCCTGCACCCCGCGAACGACTCCGTGACTCCCACCGAGCAGTCGATCGACCTCTTCCGGCATGCCGGCCAGCCGACGGACCTGCACCTGGTGGCGAACGTCGACCACTTCATGCTGGCGGAAGGCAACGCGCTGGTCATCAACCTCGTGCGCACCTGGCTCGAGAAGCACTTTCCGCTGTCAGTGGGGCCACGATGA